The Exiguobacterium acetylicum genome includes a window with the following:
- a CDS encoding aldo/keto reductase: MSLGLGTMTILKRGQEEATAILRTALDAGITHFDTADVYANGAVESIIGQTFAQEDRSRLFLASKGGNRMNATGTGWTWDPSYDYLKQACLESLNRLETPYLDLYYVHGGTIDDDIDASIRAMEDLKADGKIKQYGLSSLRPNVIEYWLEHSNFSYLMTPYSLLDRRIEELLPRLKEKNIQVVARGPLAKGLLTHESPSRLQSVDRFEQFDKETLEASLQKLQDFPLPALALQAIDQQVAIVLPGASSVSQLQANVQAMKEPISQAQVDQALASLPVHHYTEHR, from the coding sequence ATGTCATTAGGATTAGGTACGATGACGATCTTAAAACGCGGACAAGAAGAAGCAACTGCAATCTTACGGACAGCACTTGATGCTGGAATCACACACTTCGATACAGCAGACGTCTATGCGAACGGAGCGGTCGAATCAATCATCGGTCAAACCTTCGCACAAGAGGATCGCAGTCGATTGTTTCTTGCCTCAAAAGGTGGTAACCGGATGAATGCGACCGGAACCGGTTGGACATGGGATCCGAGCTATGATTATCTGAAACAAGCTTGTCTCGAAAGTTTGAACCGCCTTGAAACACCTTACCTCGATTTGTATTACGTTCACGGTGGTACGATCGATGATGATATCGATGCGTCCATCCGTGCGATGGAAGACTTAAAGGCAGACGGTAAGATTAAACAATATGGTCTCTCGTCACTGCGTCCGAACGTCATCGAATACTGGCTCGAGCATAGTAATTTCTCTTACTTGATGACGCCCTATTCATTACTTGACCGTCGAATTGAAGAGTTATTGCCACGATTAAAAGAAAAGAACATTCAAGTCGTCGCCCGCGGTCCACTTGCGAAAGGACTGCTAACACACGAGAGTCCTTCACGCCTGCAGTCGGTTGACCGTTTCGAACAATTCGATAAGGAAACGCTTGAAGCGAGTCTACAAAAACTTCAAGACTTCCCGCTTCCGGCGCTTGCCTTGCAAGCAATCGATCAACAGGTCGCTATCGTTCTTCCTGGTGCTTCGAGCGTGTCACAACTTCAAGCAAACGTCCAAGCGATGAAGGAGCCAATCTCGCAAGCTCAGGTTGACCAAGCGCTCGCTTCATTGCCGGTTCATCACTATACAGAACACCGGTGA
- a CDS encoding ABC transporter ATP-binding protein — MEVTIQQVNKRFGTKRVLSDIDLQIASGQCVALVGPSGSGKTTLLRLIAGLERVTSGTIQFGDRDVTVLSPNQRGVTMMFQRSLLFPHLNVEQNIRLGAKQLTPIELESWLHRVGLEGRGKSAIDELSGGEQQRASLARALASQPDFLLLDEPFSSLDVPRRRELRTLIRKLTEEQGVTTLLVTHDREEAMAMADIVYVLEQGRIVDHGTPITLSQTSPFFGEGIQIEETWYPLTAVNLVSRPTKETDERVTITKELIQYGVRFYEVERTSGERLVLSSDETMHEKEGYIVRKEG; from the coding sequence ATGGAAGTCACGATACAACAAGTCAATAAACGATTTGGAACGAAGCGTGTATTATCTGATATCGATTTACAGATCGCGTCTGGACAATGTGTAGCTTTAGTTGGACCAAGCGGTAGTGGGAAAACGACATTACTCCGCCTGATTGCGGGTCTTGAACGTGTGACAAGTGGAACGATTCAGTTCGGTGACCGAGATGTCACCGTCCTTTCACCGAATCAGCGCGGGGTGACAATGATGTTTCAACGGTCGTTATTGTTTCCGCATTTAAACGTCGAACAAAACATCCGTCTCGGCGCGAAACAATTAACACCGATTGAGCTCGAGTCCTGGTTACATCGCGTTGGACTTGAGGGGAGAGGTAAAAGTGCTATTGATGAACTCTCGGGTGGCGAACAACAGCGGGCGAGTCTAGCTCGTGCGCTGGCAAGTCAACCGGACTTCTTGTTGCTCGATGAACCGTTCTCAAGTCTAGATGTACCGAGACGACGGGAACTTCGGACATTGATCCGAAAGTTGACCGAGGAACAAGGTGTCACGACGCTCCTTGTCACGCATGACCGGGAAGAGGCAATGGCGATGGCGGATATCGTATATGTCTTAGAACAGGGGCGAATCGTCGATCATGGTACACCGATCACGCTTAGCCAGACAAGTCCGTTTTTTGGCGAAGGGATTCAGATTGAAGAAACATGGTATCCGTTGACGGCAGTCAACTTGGTCTCAAGACCGACGAAGGAAACGGATGAACGTGTTACGATTACGAAAGAACTCATTCAATACGGCGTTCGCTTCTACGAAGTAGAACGGACGTCCGGAGAACGGCTCGTGCTCTCTTCAGACGAGACGATGCATGAGAAAGAAGGCTATATCGTTAGAAAGGAGGGGTGA
- a CDS encoding type 1 glutamine amidotransferase domain-containing protein, producing MARILIVSTSADDMNGHKTGLWFEEFAAPYNLFKDAGHDVTVTSIKGGDVPIDKASIVKEILPKFQDARRALHDTKSLSEVDPASFDAVYFPGGHGAVVDFPNNPQVAGAIEAVIKKDGIVASVCHGPAAFAHVMIDGKPFVSGRQINGFTDEEEKSTGLEDKVPFLLETTLRGEGATFLTSDAGKEFAVIDGNVVTGQNPASSEAVAKLVLAKLATQA from the coding sequence ATGGCACGTATTTTAATCGTATCAACAAGCGCAGATGACATGAATGGTCACAAAACAGGGTTATGGTTCGAAGAGTTCGCAGCACCTTACAACCTGTTCAAGGATGCAGGGCATGACGTGACGGTTACATCGATCAAAGGTGGCGACGTCCCAATCGATAAAGCGTCGATCGTCAAAGAAATCTTGCCAAAATTCCAAGATGCTCGCCGTGCATTGCACGACACGAAATCACTCTCTGAAGTGGATCCAGCATCATTTGATGCAGTTTACTTCCCAGGCGGTCACGGTGCAGTCGTCGACTTCCCGAACAACCCACAAGTTGCAGGTGCCATTGAAGCCGTCATTAAAAAAGATGGCATCGTCGCATCAGTCTGTCACGGTCCTGCTGCCTTCGCGCATGTCATGATCGATGGCAAACCATTCGTATCAGGTCGTCAAATCAACGGCTTTACGGATGAAGAAGAAAAATCGACAGGTCTCGAAGATAAAGTACCATTCCTGCTCGAGACGACGCTTCGTGGTGAAGGCGCTACTTTCCTCACATCAGATGCCGGTAAAGAGTTCGCCGTCATCGATGGAAATGTTGTTACTGGTCAAAACCCTGCTTCAAGTGAAGCAGTCGCAAAACTTGTCCTTGCGAAACTCGCTACACAAGCTTAA
- a CDS encoding NUDIX hydrolase: MSEQEMIMTMDRAGNLLGPRPRSEVHTHGLWHETFHCFVYDRKRDVVLLQQRSEQKKDFPGMLDITAAGHLLADESVEDGLRELEEEIGLTCTFDQLIPLGIQEEEFRNATLWDCERCHVFLVQSDQAIESYVLQKTEVKRLIAFSIEQFERIADESIERIQDTAGEWFNRRQFAPHLPSYWRHVRQGIERLREQRPQ; this comes from the coding sequence ATGAGCGAACAAGAAATGATCATGACAATGGATCGAGCAGGCAATCTGCTCGGTCCGCGTCCACGGTCAGAAGTCCACACGCACGGTTTGTGGCATGAAACATTCCATTGTTTCGTCTATGATCGGAAGCGGGACGTCGTGTTACTTCAGCAACGATCCGAGCAGAAGAAGGACTTTCCGGGAATGCTCGATATCACGGCAGCCGGTCATTTGCTTGCAGATGAGTCGGTCGAAGATGGTCTTCGGGAACTTGAGGAAGAGATTGGTCTAACGTGTACATTTGATCAATTGATACCGCTTGGAATTCAGGAGGAAGAATTCCGGAATGCGACGCTCTGGGACTGTGAACGATGCCATGTCTTTCTCGTACAGAGCGATCAAGCGATCGAGTCATACGTACTGCAAAAAACAGAAGTCAAACGATTGATCGCTTTTTCGATCGAGCAGTTTGAGCGAATTGCTGACGAGTCCATTGAGCGCATTCAGGACACGGCAGGAGAATGGTTCAATCGTCGACAATTCGCCCCACATCTTCCTTCTTACTGGAGACATGTACGACAAGGCATCGAACGGTTACGTGAACAGAGACCACAGTGA
- the deoB gene encoding phosphopentomutase, translating into MAQSFKRVFLVVMDSVGIGEAPDAEQFGDLGSHTLGHIARERNGLNMPNMAKLGLSHIEPIEGVSAEEAPLAAYGKMQEVSAGKDTMTGHWEIMGLRIDTPFRVFEKFPDDLIHRLEEFSGRKIIGNKPASGTEILDELGQEHVETGALIVYTSADSVLQIAAHEEVVPLEELYRICEYARDITRDDPYMLGRIIARPFLGEAGAWVRTANRHDYALKPFDRTVMNELETAGLDVISLGKIADIYDGEGVTDAIRTKSNMDGMDQLVTQLDRDFNGLCFLNLVDFDALFGHRRDPQGYGQALEEFDARLPEVFDRLKEDDLLIITADHGNDPVHAGTDHTREYVPLLAYHKNGVAKSLGIRETFADLGATVAENFGVKMPAHGTSFLTEL; encoded by the coding sequence ATGGCTCAATCATTTAAACGTGTATTTTTAGTCGTCATGGACTCCGTAGGAATCGGAGAAGCACCAGACGCTGAACAATTTGGAGATCTCGGTTCGCATACGCTCGGTCACATCGCGCGTGAACGGAACGGACTAAACATGCCGAACATGGCGAAACTTGGTCTCTCACATATCGAACCGATCGAAGGCGTTTCGGCTGAAGAAGCACCACTTGCGGCATACGGAAAAATGCAGGAAGTATCTGCAGGGAAAGATACGATGACAGGACATTGGGAAATCATGGGACTGCGAATTGATACACCATTCCGTGTCTTCGAAAAATTCCCGGATGACTTGATTCATCGCTTAGAAGAGTTCTCAGGACGGAAGATCATCGGAAACAAACCAGCTTCTGGTACGGAAATCTTAGACGAACTCGGACAAGAACATGTCGAGACAGGCGCCTTGATCGTCTATACGTCGGCAGACTCTGTTCTTCAGATTGCAGCACATGAAGAGGTCGTTCCACTAGAGGAACTGTACCGGATTTGTGAATATGCACGTGACATCACGCGGGATGACCCGTACATGCTTGGTCGCATCATCGCACGTCCATTCCTAGGCGAGGCAGGGGCATGGGTCCGGACTGCGAACCGTCACGACTATGCACTCAAACCATTCGACCGGACGGTCATGAATGAACTCGAGACAGCAGGACTTGATGTCATCTCGCTCGGTAAGATTGCTGATATCTATGACGGCGAAGGCGTCACAGATGCGATCCGTACGAAATCGAACATGGATGGCATGGATCAACTCGTAACGCAACTCGATCGTGACTTCAACGGACTCTGCTTCTTGAACCTCGTCGATTTCGATGCGTTGTTCGGACACCGTCGTGATCCACAAGGGTACGGACAAGCACTTGAAGAGTTCGATGCACGTCTTCCGGAAGTATTCGATCGCTTGAAAGAAGACGATCTCTTGATCATCACGGCTGACCACGGAAACGATCCGGTTCACGCTGGAACGGACCACACGCGGGAATACGTACCGTTGCTTGCTTATCACAAGAACGGCGTCGCAAAATCGCTCGGTATCCGCGAGACGTT
- a CDS encoding ABC transporter substrate-binding protein, producing MRTKVISFLALSALLAGCGTPATTPEPKNVLGTSYQSIEKEAEKSTVRMYMWGGDDGINAYIDEYVAPRLKKEHNITLERVPIETADIMQKLRAEKQAGKEKGVIDVVWINGDNFLNAKKDDLLYGEITKVLPNMKYVDAAAQSSDSGTKTEGLEAAWGKVQYTLHYDAADVTSPPKDLQTLKSWVKENPGRFTYPEVTDFTGNAFVRHVMYGVESNETLKDPKADFKKTWAYLNEIKPYLWKKGKTYPKTLAQLDQLYAKGDVDFTMGFNERRAEQEVTSGTFPKQTRPIVLKDGSIASTHFLSVPFNAPNPKGALVAINTLLSPEAQLKKYDATYWGDGTSLDLSTLNTSEQKQFADVPAAPSTPKPSVFEGKVRTELDPSIFEMIRKEWPSRVAR from the coding sequence ATGAGAACAAAAGTAATCAGCTTCCTTGCCTTAAGTGCGCTGCTCGCAGGGTGCGGTACGCCAGCTACGACGCCGGAACCGAAAAATGTCTTAGGAACGAGCTATCAATCAATTGAAAAAGAGGCCGAAAAATCAACGGTCCGGATGTATATGTGGGGGGGCGATGACGGAATCAACGCCTACATCGATGAGTACGTGGCACCACGTTTGAAAAAGGAACACAACATTACGCTAGAACGCGTACCGATTGAGACAGCGGATATCATGCAAAAACTACGTGCTGAGAAGCAAGCAGGTAAGGAAAAAGGTGTCATCGATGTCGTTTGGATCAATGGCGATAATTTCCTAAATGCTAAAAAAGATGACTTACTGTATGGAGAGATCACAAAAGTCCTCCCGAACATGAAATATGTCGATGCTGCTGCGCAAAGTTCAGATAGCGGAACAAAAACAGAAGGGCTCGAAGCGGCTTGGGGAAAAGTCCAATACACGTTGCACTATGATGCAGCAGACGTGACGTCGCCACCTAAGGACTTACAAACGTTGAAGTCTTGGGTCAAGGAGAATCCGGGACGCTTCACTTATCCGGAAGTGACGGACTTTACAGGGAATGCCTTCGTCCGCCACGTCATGTATGGGGTCGAATCGAATGAAACGTTAAAAGATCCAAAAGCAGACTTTAAGAAGACGTGGGCTTATTTGAATGAAATCAAACCGTATCTTTGGAAAAAAGGGAAGACATATCCGAAGACACTTGCCCAACTCGATCAGTTGTATGCCAAAGGAGACGTTGATTTCACGATGGGCTTCAATGAACGACGGGCAGAACAAGAAGTGACGTCCGGAACATTTCCAAAACAAACGCGACCGATCGTTCTAAAGGATGGCTCGATCGCGTCGACGCATTTCCTCTCCGTACCATTCAATGCTCCGAATCCGAAAGGTGCACTCGTTGCGATTAACACGTTGTTGTCACCAGAGGCACAACTAAAAAAATATGATGCAACGTACTGGGGAGATGGAACAAGTCTTGATTTATCGACACTGAATACGTCAGAACAAAAGCAGTTCGCTGACGTACCAGCTGCACCATCAACACCGAAGCCAAGCGTCTTTGAAGGGAAGGTCCGGACGGAACTTGATCCATCCATCTTCGAAATGATCCGTAAGGAATGGCCGTCTCGTGTGGCGCGGTAA
- a CDS encoding ABC transporter permease, with amino-acid sequence MWRGNAYPAAILMAGMVLYGLWVSISMTSLADYRELLTDEVFLESLAVSSYVAIVSTVLALIIGMVLARLLSRTRLAALLAVPLFIPHLGAAYLAILYLSDVPVIGPHEGNYFSVILTYLYKEIPFVFFYLLPVVRRLDPRYQELGTMLGLSPVRRFWHARGVFLLVPMLEAAFILLAFILFAYEIPALLGVTYPKLLGVYAFDLYTQGDLSEQPLAFAMSVVLTGGLFVLLLLMTGLTRPLAAKISRGRSE; translated from the coding sequence GTGTGGCGCGGTAACGCGTATCCAGCTGCGATCTTGATGGCGGGGATGGTCTTATACGGGTTATGGGTGAGTATCTCGATGACGTCACTTGCCGATTACCGCGAGCTACTGACGGATGAGGTCTTTTTAGAAAGTCTCGCCGTCAGTAGTTATGTTGCCATCGTCAGTACGGTACTCGCGCTGATCATTGGTATGGTGCTCGCACGACTCTTGAGTAGAACACGGCTAGCGGCGTTACTTGCAGTTCCTTTATTTATTCCTCATTTAGGAGCGGCATATCTCGCCATCCTCTATTTGAGCGATGTGCCTGTCATTGGACCGCATGAAGGGAATTATTTCAGTGTCATCCTGACGTACCTCTATAAAGAAATTCCGTTCGTCTTTTTTTATCTCTTACCGGTGGTCCGTCGTCTTGACCCACGTTATCAAGAGCTCGGTACGATGCTCGGTTTGTCGCCAGTGCGTCGCTTTTGGCATGCGCGAGGTGTATTTCTACTTGTACCGATGCTTGAAGCAGCCTTCATCTTACTTGCCTTCATCCTGTTCGCCTATGAAATCCCGGCGTTACTTGGTGTGACTTATCCGAAGTTACTCGGAGTCTATGCGTTTGATTTGTATACGCAAGGCGATTTATCGGAGCAACCACTCGCTTTTGCAATGAGTGTCGTCTTGACGGGAGGACTTTTTGTCCTGTTATTGCTCATGACTGGTTTGACACGCCCACTTGCAGCGAAAATCAGTAGGGGGCGAAGTGAATGA
- a CDS encoding Fur family transcriptional regulator, with protein MESRVERIKKQLSGKGYKLTPQREATVRVLLEHESDHLSAENVFLLVKEKNSDIGLATVYRTLELLTELEVVDKVNFGDGVSRFDLRQEGASHSHHHLVCIECGSVEEILDDMLEEVEKEIVSRFHFKIKDHRLTFHGVCRVCQERHAREALEQSQTQTV; from the coding sequence ATGGAAAGTCGTGTAGAACGCATCAAAAAACAGCTAAGCGGTAAAGGATATAAGCTGACTCCCCAACGTGAAGCGACTGTGCGTGTCCTGCTCGAACACGAGTCGGATCACCTCAGTGCCGAAAATGTCTTTCTCCTTGTAAAAGAAAAGAACTCCGACATCGGACTTGCGACGGTTTACCGGACGCTCGAATTATTGACGGAGCTCGAAGTCGTCGATAAGGTCAACTTCGGAGATGGCGTATCCCGGTTTGATTTACGACAAGAAGGTGCGAGTCATTCGCATCACCATCTCGTCTGTATCGAATGCGGATCCGTCGAAGAGATTTTAGACGATATGCTCGAAGAAGTAGAGAAAGAAATCGTGTCCCGATTCCACTTTAAAATCAAGGATCATCGCTTGACATTCCACGGCGTCTGCCGTGTCTGCCAAGAGCGTCACGCTCGGGAAGCGTTGGAACAATCGCAAACACAAACAGTCTGA
- a CDS encoding ABC transporter permease, producing MKKISVIVFVVLVFIIPLIGLIPGEWSWNPRLEATLGTTVAMICAVVLLNHLFGYMAGKAIAFQTGKRVRVAEFLISLPLFVPVLLLSFGLYLTWIRLGLADRFFGVLLVLLLPTLPYTVRLYTNGFQALGERMLEQMVLIEGNRFKRWFYLTGPMLRSTLQSVTLLVTVITISQYALVALIGGGIVRMIALEVFPAYSGNSQGAARLATLWLIGLPVLFYALQAVIFSSWIRIVRRRLNGSHDTTSQ from the coding sequence ATGAAAAAAATTAGTGTGATCGTATTCGTTGTCCTTGTCTTCATCATTCCCTTGATCGGATTGATTCCGGGAGAATGGAGTTGGAATCCGCGTCTTGAAGCGACGCTTGGCACGACCGTCGCAATGATCTGTGCCGTCGTGTTGTTGAATCATCTCTTCGGGTACATGGCAGGAAAAGCGATCGCCTTTCAAACGGGGAAACGTGTACGTGTAGCGGAGTTCTTGATTAGTTTACCGTTGTTCGTTCCTGTCTTGTTGCTGTCCTTCGGCCTTTATTTGACATGGATTCGTCTTGGTCTAGCAGACCGATTTTTCGGTGTCCTCCTCGTGTTGCTTCTGCCGACCTTGCCGTATACGGTTCGCTTGTACACGAACGGGTTTCAGGCGCTCGGAGAACGAATGCTCGAACAGATGGTCTTGATCGAAGGAAATCGTTTCAAACGTTGGTTCTATTTGACGGGTCCGATGCTTCGATCGACGCTACAATCGGTAACGTTGCTCGTCACGGTGATTACGATCAGTCAGTATGCACTAGTGGCGTTGATCGGTGGCGGAATCGTCCGCATGATTGCACTGGAAGTGTTTCCGGCGTATTCCGGTAATTCTCAGGGAGCGGCGCGTTTAGCAACACTTTGGTTGATTGGTTTGCCCGTTCTCTTTTATGCTCTACAAGCCGTTATTTTTTCTAGTTGGATACGAATCGTACGGAGGCGTTTAAATGGAAGTCACGATACAACAAGTCAATAA
- a CDS encoding PadR family transcriptional regulator: MALRFALLGLLTQGEATGYDLSATFKKQMIHFWTAHHTQIYRELLKMEEAELVTSVHIVQEDLPDKKVYSITDKGRTELVEWLRTPNEFKPKMKDENLMRVSLLHLLPPEEAVAYLEESKRHHQFAVEMMHSWRHDHLENGATLGETLTSEYGLRMMLNYLDWCDWAIAEIKKNEANV; the protein is encoded by the coding sequence GTGGCATTACGATTTGCACTACTCGGGCTGCTGACCCAAGGGGAAGCGACCGGTTATGATTTAAGCGCGACTTTTAAAAAACAGATGATCCACTTCTGGACCGCACATCATACACAAATATACCGAGAGTTGTTAAAAATGGAAGAAGCAGAACTCGTAACAAGTGTTCATATCGTTCAAGAAGACCTTCCAGATAAAAAAGTCTATTCAATCACGGATAAAGGACGGACAGAACTTGTTGAGTGGTTACGGACGCCGAACGAGTTCAAACCAAAGATGAAGGATGAGAACTTGATGCGAGTTTCGCTCCTCCATCTACTGCCTCCAGAGGAAGCCGTTGCTTATCTAGAAGAGTCAAAGCGGCATCATCAATTTGCTGTTGAGATGATGCATAGTTGGCGTCACGACCATCTCGAGAACGGAGCGACACTCGGCGAAACATTGACGAGTGAGTACGGCTTGCGTATGATGTTGAATTACTTGGATTGGTGTGACTGGGCCATTGCAGAAATCAAAAAGAACGAAGCAAACGTCTAA
- a CDS encoding CDP-alcohol phosphatidyltransferase family protein gives MLDTRARKIVQPLFDQGATLFKKIGLSATQVTIISGIIGGATGFFVYNDMMGTAIVLLWISGMLDVIDGTMARKEKTTPIGTILDLVLDRIVELSVLIGLALRFPETQVVILLLVASFVIGMTMFLAIGAVSENYGYKSFQYQPGLVERTEGFLFLTAMILFPSAIIWIASVFLIAELYTVGERFHQASKVLR, from the coding sequence ATGTTAGATACGCGTGCGCGTAAAATCGTTCAACCCCTATTTGACCAAGGGGCGACCTTATTTAAGAAAATTGGATTATCGGCAACTCAGGTGACGATCATTTCCGGTATCATCGGTGGTGCGACTGGATTTTTCGTTTATAACGATATGATGGGAACGGCGATCGTTTTGTTATGGATCTCGGGCATGCTCGATGTCATTGACGGAACGATGGCACGAAAAGAGAAGACGACGCCGATCGGCACGATTCTTGACCTTGTACTCGACCGAATCGTCGAGCTGTCGGTGTTGATTGGTCTTGCACTTCGGTTCCCGGAAACGCAGGTCGTCATTCTATTACTTGTTGCGTCATTCGTCATTGGGATGACGATGTTTCTTGCGATTGGAGCCGTCAGTGAGAACTACGGCTACAAGTCGTTTCAATATCAACCTGGACTCGTCGAACGGACTGAAGGCTTCTTATTCCTGACAGCGATGATCCTATTCCCGAGCGCAATCATCTGGATTGCGAGCGTCTTCTTGATCGCTGAACTCTATACCGTCGGAGAACGATTCCATCAAGCGTCGAAGGTGTTACGATGA
- a CDS encoding NUDIX domain-containing protein, giving the protein MEEKTIEREVIYEGKVFDVEKHVVTLPNGNTSVRELVYHNGAVAIIAFDEQGDLIVVEQYRKAFESLSIEIPAGKLEKGEDPLDCAGRELKEETGYVAKELQHVFDFYGAPGFCSERVHIYEAIGLTAGDRQLDEDEFLENKTLKLEEALELVANGTIVDAKTIMAIQHWQIRTLK; this is encoded by the coding sequence ATGGAAGAAAAAACGATTGAACGTGAAGTGATCTATGAAGGAAAAGTCTTTGATGTCGAGAAACATGTCGTCACGTTACCGAATGGCAATACGTCTGTTCGTGAACTGGTCTATCATAATGGTGCCGTCGCGATCATTGCTTTTGATGAACAAGGTGACCTGATCGTCGTCGAACAGTACCGAAAAGCATTCGAAAGTCTATCGATCGAGATACCAGCAGGCAAACTGGAGAAAGGTGAAGATCCACTCGATTGTGCCGGACGGGAATTAAAGGAAGAAACAGGATACGTCGCGAAAGAGTTACAGCATGTCTTTGATTTTTACGGGGCGCCCGGTTTTTGCAGTGAACGTGTACATATCTATGAAGCGATTGGTCTCACTGCCGGCGATCGTCAACTCGATGAGGATGAGTTCCTTGAGAATAAGACATTAAAGCTCGAAGAGGCACTCGAACTTGTTGCTAACGGAACGATTGTTGACGCGAAGACGATCATGGCGATTCAACATTGGCAAATCCGTACTTTAAAATGA
- the xerD gene encoding site-specific tyrosine recombinase XerD: protein MREQLEAFINYLVIERQMSANTAAAYRNDLNQYLQTLETAEVSSFEQVHRHHIVDHIERLLEARKSRSTVRRATSSIRSFHQYLVEERLATHDPSRHLDLPKPEKKLPVVWSQTDVERLLDSVVGVDPLTRRDAAMLELLYGTGMRVSELLQLKLNDLQLELGYLSCLGKGNKSRIIPMSTTSIESVRTYLDLARNSLGGQQTDDVFLNSRGDRLSRQGFWKMIKRRAKDAGIEKDITPHVLRHSFATHLLENGADLRVVQEMLGHADLSTTQMYTHVNKARLHDVYKKHHPRA, encoded by the coding sequence GTGCGTGAACAACTGGAAGCATTTATCAACTATTTAGTGATTGAACGGCAAATGTCCGCGAATACGGCAGCTGCGTATCGAAATGATTTAAATCAATACTTACAGACGCTTGAAACAGCGGAGGTTTCCTCGTTCGAACAGGTTCACCGCCATCATATCGTCGACCATATTGAACGGTTGCTTGAAGCACGGAAATCACGATCGACGGTTCGCCGGGCGACGAGTTCGATTCGTTCGTTCCATCAGTATTTGGTCGAAGAGAGACTCGCGACGCATGATCCGTCTCGTCATCTTGATTTACCGAAACCGGAGAAAAAATTGCCCGTCGTCTGGAGTCAAACGGACGTCGAACGTTTGCTTGATTCGGTCGTCGGTGTCGATCCGCTTACGCGACGAGATGCAGCAATGCTTGAGCTTCTTTATGGAACAGGGATGCGCGTCAGCGAACTCCTCCAACTGAAGTTAAACGATTTGCAACTCGAACTGGGGTATCTGTCGTGTCTTGGGAAAGGGAATAAATCCCGGATCATTCCAATGAGTACGACATCGATTGAAAGCGTCAGGACGTATCTCGACCTCGCGCGCAATAGTCTCGGTGGTCAACAGACCGACGACGTCTTCTTGAACAGTCGCGGTGATCGTTTGTCACGACAAGGTTTTTGGAAGATGATTAAACGACGAGCAAAGGATGCAGGTATCGAAAAAGATATCACGCCGCACGTCCTGCGTCATTCGTTCGCGACACATCTGCTTGAGAACGGTGCCGATTTACGCGTCGTACAAGAGATGCTGGGGCATGCCGATTTGTCAACGACACAAATGTATACACACGTCAATAAAGCACGACTCCATGACGTGTATAAGAAACATCATCCACGGGCATGA